From Chryseobacterium gallinarum, one genomic window encodes:
- a CDS encoding complement C1q domain-containing protein gives MKLKIRFAYQVMTCILFFSSVKISAQVGFFTDKPVKSLQIDAAKDNGSTPDALKLSNDVVVDSNGNLGVGILNPVTKVDLRSPDNKGLIGLGTGTQTPAEAGGGAIRYNVNGFLEYSDGEQWIALPLTAPTKALVNANKSTVQSIGSGSTVYISDWTETVDLGTTPNGDFNSSTGIFTAPRDGFYLVSFNITLANGTIPKNTFIETAIESNRNTENIQTFKTVNSYPAFQAGAVSNFISGNCNAIFNLKAGNTIKFSVRHNIGSARNTLNDGKLNNLSISEL, from the coding sequence ATGAAATTGAAAATTCGTTTTGCATATCAGGTAATGACCTGTATTCTATTTTTTTCTTCGGTTAAGATATCAGCCCAGGTAGGCTTTTTTACCGATAAGCCTGTGAAATCATTGCAGATTGATGCTGCAAAGGATAATGGATCCACCCCTGATGCTTTAAAATTGTCTAATGATGTAGTGGTAGATTCAAACGGGAACCTTGGCGTAGGGATTTTAAACCCTGTAACCAAAGTAGATCTCCGTTCACCGGATAATAAAGGGCTTATTGGTTTAGGAACCGGTACACAAACGCCTGCTGAGGCTGGTGGCGGCGCAATACGCTATAATGTAAATGGCTTTTTAGAATATTCTGATGGTGAACAATGGATTGCTTTACCTCTTACAGCACCTACCAAAGCCCTTGTAAATGCCAATAAGAGTACTGTTCAGAGTATCGGTAGCGGTTCTACAGTTTATATATCAGACTGGACCGAAACTGTAGACCTGGGAACAACACCCAATGGAGATTTTAATTCTTCAACCGGTATATTTACGGCTCCTCGTGATGGTTTTTATCTGGTATCTTTCAATATCACTTTAGCGAATGGTACTATTCCAAAAAATACTTTTATAGAGACCGCAATAGAAAGCAATCGCAATACCGAGAATATTCAGACTTTTAAAACAGTCAATTCTTATCCTGCATTCCAAGCTGGGGCAGTCAGTAATTTTATAAGTGGTAACTGCAATGCGATCTTTAATCTTAAAGCAGGAAATACCATTAAGTTTAGTGTCAGGCACAATATAGGTTCTGCGAGAAATACCCTGAATGACGGGAAATTAAATAATCTCAGCATTAGTGAATTATAA